Proteins found in one Methylobacterium sp. CB376 genomic segment:
- a CDS encoding bifunctional aspartate transaminase/aspartate 4-decarboxylase, whose protein sequence is MTDVLNLKNFESLSPFEIKDELIKLAKETSRRTQSAFLNAGRGNPNWVATTPRDAFFLLGQFAMSESRRVMSHPAGLGGMPQAAGIAGRLDAWLERHSDLPGASFLAAMVPFAVKAFAFDPDAFVHELVDSIVGDNYPVPDRMLVHNERIVHEYLIWAMCGKRAPAGRFDLYAVEGGTAAMCYLFKSLKANRLLLPGDTIALGTPIFTPYLEMTHLEDYALNVVHIKAPQENKFQYTDAEIDKLLDPKVKAFFVVNPGNPTGMAMSAETIAKITELVKSKRPDLMILTDDVYGTFVHDFRSLMAELPHNTIGVYSFSKYFGCTGWRLGAIAIHEDNIFDKMIAKLPADVTADLDRRYGPLTLEPRKLKFIDRIVADSRDIALNHTAGLSLPQQVMMSLFSLSELMDDKKAYQEACMEIVNRRVWSMIEGLGLHLTPNPNFDAYYGLIDFEFWARKNIGEEAVEYLKRTVHPLDLAFRLAEVHGIVLLNGGGFEAPDWSLRVSLANLPDEVYADIGRGVRAVARGYRDAYEAAKRASGAEATKDVEPVPAE, encoded by the coding sequence ATGACTGATGTGCTGAACCTGAAGAACTTCGAGTCGCTCAGCCCGTTCGAGATCAAGGACGAGTTGATCAAACTGGCCAAGGAGACGTCCCGCCGGACGCAATCGGCGTTCCTCAACGCGGGTCGCGGCAATCCGAACTGGGTCGCGACGACGCCGCGCGACGCCTTCTTCCTGCTCGGCCAGTTCGCGATGAGCGAGAGCAGGCGCGTGATGAGCCACCCCGCGGGGCTCGGCGGCATGCCGCAGGCCGCCGGGATCGCCGGCCGGCTCGACGCGTGGCTGGAGCGGCATTCCGATCTGCCCGGGGCCTCCTTCCTGGCCGCGATGGTGCCCTTCGCCGTGAAGGCGTTCGCGTTCGATCCGGACGCCTTCGTGCACGAGCTCGTCGATTCGATCGTCGGCGACAACTACCCGGTGCCTGACCGCATGCTCGTCCACAACGAGCGGATCGTGCACGAATACCTGATCTGGGCGATGTGCGGGAAGCGCGCGCCGGCCGGCCGGTTCGACCTCTACGCGGTCGAGGGCGGAACGGCGGCGATGTGCTACCTGTTCAAATCGCTCAAGGCCAACCGGCTGCTGCTGCCGGGCGACACGATCGCCCTCGGCACGCCGATCTTCACGCCCTATCTCGAGATGACGCATCTCGAGGATTACGCGCTCAACGTCGTCCACATCAAGGCGCCACAGGAGAACAAGTTTCAGTACACGGATGCGGAGATCGACAAGCTTCTCGATCCCAAGGTCAAGGCCTTCTTCGTCGTCAATCCCGGCAACCCGACCGGGATGGCGATGAGCGCGGAGACGATCGCCAAAATCACCGAGCTGGTCAAGAGCAAGCGGCCGGATCTGATGATCCTCACCGACGACGTCTACGGCACCTTCGTGCACGATTTCCGCTCGCTGATGGCCGAACTGCCGCACAACACCATCGGCGTATATTCCTTCTCGAAGTATTTCGGCTGCACAGGCTGGCGCCTGGGGGCCATCGCGATCCACGAGGACAACATCTTCGACAAGATGATCGCGAAGCTGCCGGCCGACGTGACGGCGGACCTCGACAGGCGCTACGGCCCGCTGACGCTGGAGCCGCGCAAGCTCAAGTTCATCGACCGCATCGTGGCCGACAGCCGCGACATCGCGCTCAACCACACCGCCGGCCTCTCCCTCCCGCAGCAGGTGATGATGAGCCTGTTCTCGCTCTCGGAGCTGATGGACGACAAGAAGGCCTACCAGGAGGCCTGCATGGAGATCGTCAACCGGCGCGTCTGGTCGATGATCGAGGGCCTCGGCCTGCATCTCACGCCGAATCCGAACTTCGACGCCTATTACGGCCTGATCGACTTCGAGTTCTGGGCGCGCAAGAACATCGGCGAGGAGGCGGTGGAGTACCTGAAGCGCACGGTCCACCCCCTCGACCTCGCGTTCCGGCTGGCCGAGGTGCACGGGATCGTGCTGCTCAACGGCGGGGGCTTCGAGGCACCCGACTGGTCGCTGCGGGTCTCCCTCGCCAACCTCCCCGACGAGGTCTACGCCGATATCGGTCGGGGCGTGCGCGCGGTGGCCCGCGGCTACCGGGACGCCTACGAGGCCGCCAAGCGTGCCAGCGGCGCGGAGGCGACGAAGGACGTCGAGCCGGTACCGGCCGAGTGA
- a CDS encoding DUF4344 domain-containing metallopeptidase, which translates to MAAGLVTCVPAHAAAKPARVVVSYVPPSDPAHRDIYRTARRQRVLERLADVIRLVRLPHRLTFRMQGCGGEPNAWYDPDNHSVTMCYEMVAGVVALAPRARSPAGVTRDQAIRGPVAQILMHETSHALFHLLRVPIFGREEDAADQLASLILLQLAPAPARDVVSGSGYFFAALGRQEPVDKGSFADVHGLSWQRFYNLACLAYGAHPRRYADIVTKGYLPKERAERCGEEAAQVSYAFERLIAPHLRVRPHRGAHLRRAWRSR; encoded by the coding sequence ATGGCGGCCGGTCTCGTGACGTGCGTTCCCGCTCACGCCGCCGCGAAGCCCGCGCGCGTCGTCGTGAGTTACGTGCCGCCCAGCGACCCCGCGCATCGCGACATCTACCGGACCGCGCGGCGGCAGCGCGTGCTGGAGCGGCTGGCCGATGTGATCCGCCTCGTTCGCCTTCCCCACCGCCTCACCTTCCGCATGCAGGGGTGCGGCGGCGAGCCGAACGCGTGGTACGATCCGGACAATCACTCCGTCACGATGTGCTACGAGATGGTCGCGGGCGTCGTGGCCCTCGCGCCTCGCGCGCGGTCTCCGGCCGGCGTCACCCGGGATCAGGCGATCCGCGGGCCGGTCGCGCAGATCCTGATGCATGAGACCAGCCACGCGCTGTTTCACCTCTTGCGCGTCCCCATCTTCGGGCGCGAGGAGGACGCGGCTGACCAGCTTGCCTCCCTGATCCTGCTGCAACTCGCGCCGGCCCCTGCGCGCGACGTCGTGAGCGGGAGCGGATACTTCTTCGCGGCACTCGGCCGACAGGAGCCGGTCGACAAGGGCAGCTTCGCGGACGTGCACGGCCTGTCGTGGCAGCGATTCTACAATCTCGCCTGCTTGGCCTATGGCGCGCATCCGCGCCGCTACGCCGACATCGTCACCAAGGGGTATCTGCCGAAGGAGCGGGCGGAGCGGTGCGGCGAGGAGGCCGCGCAGGTCTCGTACGCGTTCGAGCGGCTCATCGCCCCGCACCTTCGCGTGCGCCCCCATCGCGGCGCCCATCTTCGGCGCGCGTGGCGGTCGCGTTAG
- a CDS encoding HupE/UreJ family protein: protein MLARLCAVAACLGLLSVIGGSASSAHEVRPAYLELREEAPGLFDVLLKTPMRGDLRLALRVSFSGEAEPLSPVVSRRTDGAMVQTWRVRAKDGLSGQSVRLVGLESTVSDALLRVSFADGRSFAHRLTPAAPQATIAAAQSGIGVARTYLSLGIEHILLGFDHLLFVLGLILVTDSTRRLLWAITAFTAAHSITLSAAALGVVHVPPKPVEAVIALSIVFVAVEIIRARGGRPGLAAQAPWLVAFAFGLLHGFGFAGALSEIGMPGGHIPVALLLFNLGVEAGQLLFVGAVLALAVLLRRLGGPLPHWTQFVPPYLIGSVAMFWVIQRVAQF from the coding sequence ATGCTGGCCCGCCTCTGCGCCGTCGCGGCTTGTCTCGGTCTGCTGAGCGTGATCGGCGGCTCGGCCAGTTCTGCCCACGAGGTCCGGCCCGCCTACCTTGAGCTGCGGGAAGAGGCACCGGGCCTTTTCGACGTGCTGTTGAAGACGCCGATGCGCGGGGACCTCAGGTTGGCGTTGCGCGTCAGCTTCTCGGGCGAGGCCGAACCCCTGTCCCCCGTCGTCTCCCGCAGGACCGATGGGGCCATGGTGCAGACTTGGCGGGTTCGCGCCAAGGACGGCCTCTCCGGTCAAAGCGTGCGTCTGGTCGGCCTCGAGAGCACGGTCTCCGACGCCTTGCTGCGCGTCAGCTTCGCGGACGGGCGCTCCTTCGCGCATCGGCTCACACCCGCGGCACCGCAGGCCACGATCGCGGCGGCGCAGAGCGGGATCGGCGTCGCGCGCACGTACCTGTCCCTCGGGATCGAGCACATCCTGCTCGGGTTCGACCACCTGCTGTTCGTGCTCGGTCTCATCCTCGTCACGGACTCGACCCGTCGGCTCCTCTGGGCGATCACGGCCTTCACGGCCGCGCACAGCATCACCCTGAGCGCGGCCGCGCTCGGCGTCGTCCATGTGCCGCCCAAGCCCGTCGAGGCGGTGATCGCGCTCTCGATCGTGTTCGTGGCGGTCGAGATCATCCGTGCCCGCGGGGGCAGGCCCGGGCTCGCGGCGCAGGCGCCCTGGCTCGTCGCCTTCGCGTTCGGGCTGCTGCACGGTTTCGGCTTCGCCGGCGCGCTGAGCGAGATCGGCATGCCCGGGGGGCACATCCCGGTGGCGCTGCTCCTGTTCAATCTCGGGGTGGAGGCGGGCCAGCTGCTGTTCGTCGGCGCCGTGCTGGCGCTTGCCGTTCTTCTCCGGCGCCTGGGCGGCCCGCTTCCGCACTGGACGCAGTTCGTCCCCCCTTACCTGATCGGATCCGTCGCGATGTTCTGGGTCATCCAGCGCGTTGCGCAGTTCTGA
- a CDS encoding TAXI family TRAP transporter solute-binding subunit: MRNAKPVDAEPDRAGPESSVAVVPRRRGWGRALALVGVLLAAAAGFGLAHVWSPHANLRITTGPPGSAAYRFIAAFASVSKVQHPRVNLELVQVDDLGGSAKALEEGRTDLAIVRSDAAPPANAQTIVILRRDVVAFVLPPHSHVSSVANLAGKTVGIPAGPLQAANARVLDTVLGYFNVAAKDVGRVFLPVDDLAQAVQQKKLAAILAVGPVAPGEVVDVVAAIAHATRGTPTILDLDEAEAIGKRFPGFESIDVPAGAFRARPATPSDTVTTLAVTYRFAASELMPNVVAAAIARSILTTKAKLAAITPLANQIEAPDPDDKSPILPVHPGVAAYLSNGDQSFFDQFQQYFYVGGLVISLAGSLFAAVSSYWSRRRSEEDWRPIKRLVEIADRAPRAEAPELVALEGEFQGLVSSVLGRSPGTMAADQLSAFSTALAHARHALDGRRAALGPDTGSRPAATLVHSR, from the coding sequence ATGAGGAACGCGAAGCCCGTCGATGCCGAGCCTGACCGGGCGGGCCCGGAAAGCTCCGTCGCCGTCGTGCCGCGGCGCAGGGGATGGGGCCGAGCCCTGGCCCTCGTCGGGGTGCTGCTCGCCGCAGCTGCCGGTTTCGGGCTCGCGCATGTCTGGTCGCCGCACGCCAACCTGCGCATCACCACGGGCCCGCCGGGCAGCGCGGCCTACCGCTTCATCGCGGCCTTCGCGTCCGTCTCCAAGGTCCAGCATCCCCGCGTCAACCTGGAACTCGTGCAGGTGGACGACCTCGGGGGGAGTGCCAAGGCTCTGGAGGAGGGCCGGACCGACCTCGCGATCGTGCGCAGCGACGCGGCCCCGCCCGCAAATGCCCAGACCATCGTGATCCTGCGCAGGGACGTCGTCGCCTTCGTCCTGCCGCCCCATAGCCACGTCAGCTCCGTCGCCAACCTGGCGGGCAAGACGGTCGGCATCCCCGCCGGGCCGCTGCAGGCCGCCAATGCCCGGGTCCTCGACACGGTGCTGGGCTACTTCAACGTCGCCGCCAAGGATGTGGGCAGGGTCTTCCTGCCGGTGGACGACCTCGCCCAGGCCGTCCAGCAGAAGAAGCTGGCCGCGATCCTCGCGGTCGGCCCCGTGGCCCCGGGCGAGGTCGTCGATGTGGTCGCGGCGATCGCGCACGCGACCAGAGGGACGCCGACGATCCTCGATCTCGACGAGGCGGAGGCCATCGGCAAGCGCTTCCCCGGCTTCGAATCGATCGACGTGCCCGCCGGGGCGTTCCGGGCGAGGCCCGCCACGCCGAGCGACACCGTCACGACGCTCGCCGTCACCTACCGGTTCGCCGCGTCGGAACTGATGCCCAACGTCGTGGCGGCCGCGATCGCCCGCTCGATCCTGACCACCAAGGCCAAGCTCGCGGCCATCACGCCGCTCGCCAACCAGATCGAGGCGCCCGACCCCGACGACAAGAGCCCGATCCTGCCCGTCCACCCGGGCGTCGCGGCCTATCTCAGCAACGGGGACCAGAGCTTCTTCGACCAGTTCCAGCAATATTTCTATGTCGGCGGCTTGGTCATCAGCCTCGCCGGCTCGCTGTTCGCGGCCGTCTCGAGCTACTGGAGCCGGCGGAGGTCGGAGGAGGATTGGCGGCCGATCAAGCGGCTGGTCGAGATCGCCGACCGAGCGCCTCGCGCCGAGGCGCCCGAACTGGTGGCGCTGGAGGGCGAGTTTCAGGGGCTGGTGTCGTCCGTTCTGGGCCGGTCGCCCGGGACCATGGCAGCCGATCAGCTGTCAGCCTTCTCGACGGCCCTCGCGCATGCCCGGCACGCCCTGGATGGCCGGCGCGCCGCGCTCGGCCCCGATACGGGCTCCCGGCCCGCGGCCACCCTGGTCCATTCCAGGTAA
- a CDS encoding peptidylprolyl isomerase: MRPANPMAAGIRKLLSKLLREPLLHFLCAGAVLFGGYSWLNRSAPSSREPEPIRIGEGEVRWVRDTFSSQWRRDPTPDEMTDLLTTLLHEELLAREARALGLDRQDTVVRRRLAQKLSFLVEDTARIAEPGEDQLRRFYQDHAERYRTAPRLSFQQIFFSPERRPQAAAEASAARTLLSSASATETLPDGDPLALDSSFADIDLQALSSLFGPAFARAAFALPVGSWSGPVESAYGTHLVLVSSRAQGALRGYDEVRNLVSEDWHRAKERELKDAYLGRLRDKYGVVWDAGVPPPMVGPLGREAAPSAR, from the coding sequence ATGCGACCAGCCAATCCGATGGCGGCGGGGATTCGCAAGCTGCTGAGCAAGCTGCTGAGAGAGCCGCTTCTGCATTTCCTGTGTGCTGGTGCCGTCCTGTTCGGCGGCTATTCCTGGCTGAACCGGAGCGCGCCGTCATCGCGCGAGCCGGAGCCGATCAGGATCGGCGAGGGCGAGGTCCGCTGGGTGCGGGACACCTTCTCGAGCCAGTGGCGACGGGACCCGACCCCCGACGAGATGACGGACCTGCTCACCACGCTGCTCCATGAGGAACTACTCGCGCGGGAAGCCCGGGCGCTCGGCCTCGATCGACAGGACACGGTGGTGCGGCGGCGCTTGGCGCAGAAGCTCAGCTTCCTCGTCGAGGACACGGCCCGCATCGCCGAGCCCGGCGAAGACCAGCTTCGGCGCTTCTACCAGGATCATGCCGAACGCTACCGGACCGCGCCGCGGCTGTCCTTCCAGCAGATCTTCTTCAGCCCGGAGCGCCGGCCGCAGGCCGCGGCGGAGGCCAGCGCCGCGCGCACCCTGCTCTCATCGGCCAGCGCCACCGAGACCCTGCCGGACGGGGACCCGCTGGCCCTCGATTCCAGCTTCGCCGACATCGACCTCCAGGCCCTGTCGAGCCTGTTCGGCCCCGCCTTCGCCCGGGCCGCCTTCGCCCTGCCCGTGGGGTCGTGGAGCGGCCCGGTCGAGTCCGCCTACGGCACCCACCTCGTGCTGGTCTCGAGCCGAGCGCAAGGCGCGCTGCGCGGCTACGACGAGGTCCGCAACCTGGTCTCGGAGGACTGGCACAGGGCGAAGGAGCGCGAATTGAAGGACGCCTATCTCGGCAGGCTGCGAGACAAGTACGGCGTCGTCTGGGACGCAGGCGTGCCGCCGCCCATGGTGGGCCCGCTCGGTCGCGAAGCCGCCCCGTCAGCCCGATGA
- a CDS encoding DUF1003 domain-containing protein — translation MPRQDERKSPPARTTFPPPQPEGLAPALIRNIRTLQERRSAAERAASAQERVAEAITRFTGSMAFVYLHVVLFGFWTLVNAGLLPILPKWDESFVILGTSASVEAIFLSTFVLISQNRMAAAADKRADLDLHISLLAEHEVTKLVAMVSALTERLGIETEADPEVDELRQDVAPDAVLDEIERSDHTKSA, via the coding sequence ATGCCGAGGCAAGACGAGCGGAAAAGCCCCCCTGCAAGGACGACCTTTCCGCCGCCTCAACCGGAAGGACTGGCTCCCGCCCTCATCCGCAACATCCGGACGCTGCAGGAGCGCAGGAGTGCGGCCGAGCGAGCCGCCTCCGCGCAGGAGCGCGTGGCCGAGGCGATCACGCGCTTCACGGGCAGCATGGCATTCGTCTACCTGCACGTCGTGCTCTTCGGCTTCTGGACCCTCGTGAACGCGGGGCTGCTCCCGATCCTGCCAAAGTGGGACGAGTCCTTCGTGATCCTGGGCACCTCGGCGTCCGTCGAGGCGATCTTCCTGTCGACCTTCGTGCTGATCAGCCAGAACCGCATGGCCGCGGCGGCCGACAAGCGAGCTGATCTCGATCTTCACATCAGCCTCTTGGCCGAGCACGAGGTGACGAAGCTCGTCGCGATGGTATCGGCCCTCACGGAGCGGCTGGGCATCGAGACGGAAGCCGATCCCGAAGTCGATGAGCTCAGACAGGATGTGGCGCCCGACGCCGTGCTCGATGAGATCGAACGGAGCGATCATACCAAATCCGCTTGA
- a CDS encoding FtsX-like permease family protein yields the protein MPLVLTLALRNLFQDRLRFAAAVTGIVFSVVLILVQMGLFYGFGRMVTLIVDHTSADIWIMSKGTQYFEDLSILDSDMREELRALDGVADAIPVVAGFSAWIPPEGGLVGIFVIASDPASGLAPWNIVEGGLDDLAAPGTVTLERSYAAELGVSARGEAAQVRGHPVTVGPVTSGLRSFTTRPYVFADFRNARSYVGLPANLVTYFLVRMKPGADLERLRQDALSRISGIEALTPDQFRARSRNFWLYRTGAGAALVAGALLSVIVGTVIIAQTLYSSTKEHLYEFAMVRAIGASNRYIYRVIACQALVNALIGLSVATVISIAVGHLTATSIIPVVITPGLVTIAFAVTLVMCVASGLASIVRIIRVDPASVLTR from the coding sequence ATGCCGCTCGTCCTGACCCTGGCGCTTCGAAATCTGTTCCAGGACCGGCTCCGCTTCGCGGCCGCGGTGACCGGCATCGTGTTCTCGGTGGTTCTCATCCTGGTGCAGATGGGCCTGTTCTACGGCTTCGGGCGCATGGTGACGCTCATCGTCGATCATACCTCGGCCGACATCTGGATCATGTCGAAGGGGACGCAATACTTCGAGGACCTCTCGATCCTGGACTCGGACATGCGGGAGGAGTTGCGCGCCCTCGACGGGGTGGCGGACGCGATTCCGGTGGTGGCGGGCTTCTCCGCCTGGATCCCGCCCGAAGGCGGGCTGGTCGGCATCTTCGTCATCGCCTCGGACCCCGCTTCGGGCTTGGCACCGTGGAACATCGTCGAGGGCGGGCTCGACGACCTCGCGGCCCCGGGCACGGTCACCCTCGAACGCTCCTACGCCGCCGAGCTCGGGGTTTCCGCGCGCGGCGAGGCGGCGCAGGTGCGCGGTCACCCGGTCACGGTCGGCCCGGTGACCTCCGGCCTCCGCTCCTTCACGACCAGGCCCTACGTCTTCGCCGATTTCCGCAACGCCCGGTCCTATGTCGGGCTGCCCGCGAATCTCGTCACGTACTTCCTCGTCAGGATGAAGCCCGGAGCCGACCTCGAACGCCTCCGTCAGGACGCCCTCTCGCGCATTTCCGGCATCGAGGCCCTCACGCCGGATCAGTTCCGCGCGCGCTCCCGCAACTTCTGGCTCTATCGGACCGGAGCCGGCGCGGCACTCGTCGCGGGAGCCTTGCTGTCGGTGATCGTGGGAACGGTGATCATCGCGCAGACGCTCTACTCCAGCACGAAGGAGCACCTCTACGAATTCGCGATGGTGCGGGCGATCGGCGCCTCCAACCGCTACATCTACCGGGTCATCGCCTGCCAAGCGCTCGTCAACGCGCTGATCGGCCTCTCGGTCGCCACCGTGATCAGCATCGCGGTCGGACACCTCACCGCGACGAGCATCATCCCAGTCGTCATCACCCCCGGCCTCGTCACGATTGCCTTCGCGGTGACGCTCGTCATGTGCGTCGCGTCAGGGCTGGCTTCGATCGTGCGGATCATCCGCGTCGATCCCGCAAGCGTGCTCACGCGATGA
- a CDS encoding ABC transporter ATP-binding protein has product MNAAIIEAERVSKTYGRGPTCVEALRTLDLTIRSHELTILAGPSGSGKTTLLSILGCMLTPTSGTVRVCGVSARDARPEALAAIRRQHIGFVFQSYHLFSTLTSAENVQLALDVRGERGPEAVAKSVAVLGSVGLSAKLKSFPRELSGGEQQRVAIARALVADPSIILADEPTAALDTENGRSVMAILSSIARARGRAVLVVTHDARLFHFADRIVQIEDGAIIRETRPDASGSGAPDPNASRAGT; this is encoded by the coding sequence ATGAATGCGGCGATCATCGAAGCCGAACGGGTCAGCAAGACCTACGGGCGCGGGCCGACCTGCGTCGAGGCATTGCGGACGCTCGATCTGACGATCCGCAGCCACGAATTGACCATCCTCGCGGGGCCATCGGGCAGCGGCAAGACGACCTTGCTGTCCATTCTGGGCTGCATGCTGACGCCCACGAGCGGCACCGTTCGGGTCTGCGGCGTGTCGGCCCGCGACGCCCGTCCCGAAGCGCTGGCGGCCATCCGGCGGCAGCACATCGGCTTCGTCTTCCAGTCCTACCACCTGTTCTCGACGCTCACCTCGGCGGAGAACGTGCAACTTGCGCTCGACGTTCGCGGCGAGCGCGGCCCCGAGGCGGTGGCCAAGAGCGTCGCGGTCCTCGGCAGCGTTGGTCTGTCGGCCAAGCTGAAGTCCTTCCCGCGCGAGCTGAGCGGCGGCGAGCAGCAGCGCGTTGCGATCGCGCGCGCCCTGGTCGCCGATCCCTCGATCATCCTCGCGGACGAGCCGACGGCCGCGCTCGACACGGAGAACGGCAGGAGTGTCATGGCCATCCTGTCCTCGATCGCCAGGGCGCGAGGGCGCGCCGTCCTGGTCGTGACCCACGACGCGCGGCTGTTCCACTTCGCCGACCGGATCGTGCAGATCGAGGATGGCGCGATCATTCGCGAGACTCGGCCGGACGCAAGCGGCAGCGGGGCGCCGGACCCGAATGCGTCCCGCGCAGGCACCTGA
- a CDS encoding NAD-dependent epimerase/dehydratase family protein: MPSVDLVTGGCGFIGRNLVASLLAAGRTVRVFDCGDPHGLPACVEYRRGSVLDEAALSAAMNGVGQVYHLAGIPHLWSADRGAFARVHANGTRCLLAAAPAAVRVVHCSTEAVLLTRSRDVAPVRGDDLPPLDRMSGPYTRSKCLAEQAALAAAAAGRHVVIASPTVPIGPDDRNMTPPAAMLSLFLNGHAPVFLDCTLNLVDVRDAAEGLRLAGARGRPGQRYVLGGENVRLRQLLARLEHLSGRPMPSVALPGGIAMTVAAVAEWAADHLTRRPPVATREGVRLARRSAPFDDGKARRELGYRPRPIDEALALAVAWLMSGATSRGDAAAPGAGTAAQGHAHPVAPISRNTSDAA; this comes from the coding sequence ATGCCCTCCGTCGATCTCGTCACGGGTGGATGCGGTTTCATCGGCCGGAATCTGGTCGCGTCGCTGCTTGCCGCCGGGCGTACCGTGCGGGTGTTCGATTGCGGCGACCCGCACGGCCTTCCGGCTTGCGTCGAGTATCGCCGCGGCTCCGTGCTCGACGAAGCCGCGCTCTCGGCCGCGATGAACGGGGTCGGGCAGGTCTACCATCTCGCCGGGATCCCGCACCTGTGGTCCGCCGACCGGGGGGCCTTCGCCCGCGTCCACGCGAACGGGACGAGGTGCCTGCTGGCCGCCGCGCCTGCCGCGGTGCGGGTGGTCCATTGCTCGACCGAGGCCGTGCTGCTCACCCGATCGCGCGACGTTGCGCCGGTGCGCGGGGACGATCTCCCGCCCCTCGACCGGATGTCCGGTCCCTATACGCGGTCGAAATGCCTCGCCGAACAGGCAGCGCTCGCCGCCGCGGCGGCCGGACGCCACGTCGTGATCGCGAGCCCCACGGTGCCGATCGGGCCCGACGACCGGAACATGACGCCGCCCGCGGCCATGCTGTCCCTGTTCCTGAACGGGCATGCACCGGTCTTCCTTGATTGCACGCTGAACCTCGTCGACGTGCGCGACGCAGCCGAAGGGCTCCGCCTCGCGGGCGCGCGGGGGCGTCCTGGTCAGCGCTACGTGCTGGGCGGTGAGAACGTTCGGCTTCGGCAACTCCTGGCCAGGCTGGAGCATCTGTCGGGCCGGCCGATGCCGTCCGTGGCGCTCCCGGGCGGCATCGCCATGACGGTGGCGGCCGTGGCCGAGTGGGCCGCCGATCACCTCACGCGACGCCCTCCGGTCGCCACGCGCGAAGGTGTGCGCCTCGCGCGTCGCTCGGCCCCGTTCGACGACGGCAAGGCCCGCAGGGAACTCGGATACAGGCCGAGACCGATCGACGAAGCCCTGGCGCTGGCGGTGGCCTGGCTCATGAGCGGCGCGACCTCGCGCGGCGATGCGGCCGCGCCGGGCGCAGGCACGGCTGCTCAGGGTCACGCTCACCCGGTTGCGCCCATCTCGCGCAACACCTCGGACGCGGCCTGA